The Elaeis guineensis isolate ETL-2024a chromosome 14, EG11, whole genome shotgun sequence genomic sequence ATAGGCTAAATGACTTTGATGGACAgcctctcaatatgtaataatgactggtcatctctacaaaagatctttctctctctccttgctGAAGTGTTTAGGACCtatagatgccgactatgcacttagagaagtgcacgaagggatatgcaaaatcacttggggggcaagtccctagctTATAAACTTCTACGACAAGGATATTACTGATCCACCATGAAAAAAGACGCAGCTAAACTCGTtcgaaggtgtgaaccatgtcaaaagtatgtaAATATACAACATTAACCGGCTAGTCAGCTGATGTCGATTGTAGCATCATGGCCCTTCGTACAGTGGGGGATTGACATACTTGGCTCTTTTCTTCCAACATCTGAATAGAAAAATTCATAgtgatcgccatcgactactttaccaaataGATAGAAGCCGAATCTCTAGCGCAAATCACTAAAAGcaagatgaaagacttcattcaaaaattcatcatttacagattcagtttgccacacaccatcatcaccgacaataatcgacaatttgacaatcaaaattttagagAGTTTTGTGCGAAGTTCCATATTACGTACAAACTCATGTCGGTCGGCTATCCATAGTTAAACGATGAGGTGGAAGTAACCAACCGAATAATCTTACACGGGCTAAAAATCAATTAAATGAAGTCAAAGACCTCTGgatagaagaattatatccgatcttatggacgTATCAAATGACTCCCCGCATACCAACTAGAGAATCCCCTTTCAACTTAGCTTATGGGACAGAAGCAATGAtaccacttgagatcggattatcGTCAACAAGAGTGGAGCAATATAGTGAACCAATAATTCTGAATGTCGAAGAGTCGACTTAGATATCCTCCTAGAACTCTGACAGTaagctcaaattcggatggctgCATATCGACAAAGGATAGTCTGATATTACAATGTAAGAGTCCAGCTGAAGGTCTTTCGATCAGAAGATTTGGTCTTAAGAAAAGCAGAAATCTCAAAACTCCTGGATCGAGAAAAATTATCTTCGAACTGGGAAGAACCTTACAAAATATCGAAAACTCTTAGACCGAATGCATATCGGTTAGAAACTCTCGAAGGGTCGACGATTCTCCGAATATGGAATGCCGATAAtctgaagatgtattatcaataaagatgtcgatatgtacattatttaaaatacaatcaaaatttcagaatcacaagcTTTGACAAGTTTTATCAACTACTGGCTATATATCGGCTTTCATTGTCAAAGTCAAGCTATCTACTGTACTTTGACACGAAATTTATCTCAGCCTCCACtataaaaatcaaagaatcaacttTTTGGTGATGACTGTATTTCGATTCTCATACAAAAATGACATACCAACTGCAATCtcaaccgacatcgactacacagACTTTCACCACAAAAGCCATAATACTGATTATATCTCAGTTTACAATGTCGGCTTTTCACTGTAAATGTTGACCACagtcgaaagactaatatgccGACTTAGTCCTAACTAAGCAAATGAAATGCCAAAACGATCAAAGTCGGATTGAAACTATACCGACTAGGCTACGGTCAGTCgagggatattcgacttaccatcgaTTATCAGATAATTCGACTTACAAATCTGATCAAATGTCGGGTACGGGATATTCGACTTACAATCGTTATCCTAATTTCTATCAAGTACGTCAAAATGACTACCCGACTAATGGATATTCTACAAGTCCTATTGAATGATCGGATCATCGATTAATGTTCGGTGACTGCTTTACATTACAGACATTGCAGACAATATTCCAGACGAATAAAGTTCAAACATACTTTCATTTATTGCCAAAACAAgaagttacaaaattggatcgaagtccgattacaggtatctgattacaaaaaagaaagcaaaatacACCGACTAAGCTTCGTCATCATTCCTTTGCTCGGATGTAGCATCGTCAACTTGAACAACTTCAGGCACAGTCGGTGCTTCATCTTGAGTCGGCACAACTTCTTCTTCGGCAACCCGCCTTCCGATCCTGGAGGGATGATGCCGCTCAAGTCGAGATCTGGACACAATTCTCCGACCACCTCGCTTGGCCAACCACATCAACAGCCTAACCCACTCATACGAGAACAAAGAGGGGCTTCAGATTTTCATCCACCGTCATTAGCATCCTTGGTTGCGTAGCTTAGACGAGGATATGAAGCACATAATGGTAGCTTATTCACCCGACCATCGGCCCCAGGGGtgaaaagttgaaactgctccgggatacaaaactgctcccggagccgtttGACATTCGATCCCGAAAGTGAAGAGGACTCCACATTCGGACTCGACTGGAATTCATCAGTCAGATTCTCCGATCGATCTCCCTGAGAAGGAGAAGCTCTAGCCATGAGAATAACTCTGAAGAAGACAGAAGATTTtagaggaaagaagaaaggacTCGAAAGAAAAGCAAAGTTGACCTGAAAGCTGGGAGCGATAACCTTGGACATTGGGGCAACAATCCGGTAGAGTCTCAGCATCAAAAGcagtgaaaagtaaaaatttgactgagagtgaccctatatatataggatccctcaacggctAAGATAAATATGATCAAATCGAAGATCTACCAGATGATGATACGTGGCAACATCTGGACCGACCATCGATCGGACGATTTGACGCACCTGTCCCAGATTAAGCCATGTCACCTCTATCTGTATAAACAATTCCGACCCAATAACATTCAGACATATGGAAcaaatctacttgtcagaatcatatcatcAGACGTCGAATCAACTTTTTGAAATAACGCCTAACACTGATAACTGATACCGAATCGTCCAATCATTGTGATAGATGACTATACCTACCAACATGATAAAATAGCCGATCATCCATATCTGAAGAAATGACATCAAAATCAGGATTCGATGTGACAAAAAATAACTCCCTTTGTCCAACGTGACAAACCACGTGGTAATATACACGTCGACTCACTTTGGCCTtcggagtggggggcaactgttgggataagtcAATCGACCTCTGACTCAAATCAACTGACTACCGACTTCGATTCAACCAAAATCGACTGACCGAATAtacaactccgactctacatcggctaAATATGTAGTTCCGACTCTTTATCAACCAACTGAGCGAACTGCACCGACTGACCGACTAACGATTCATCTACTATCGATCAACAGCGGACGACTTAGACCATCAGCATAACAGAACTACTAGTCGACGGTCACACATgaattctaccgacatatgatcgGTTAATCTGCTCAACATGTCATAACCGTCACGAACGGTTACCGACCGCATATCACGGCGCGATCAGTGAGAATTAACGATCCACTACGTGATTATGGCTCGATAAATTAATGCCATAAAATACGGAACCACGTCTGACGGTTACGATAActttatctataaaaagggggtaagGAACAGGGTTGGTAAGCTTACGCTGGGCCAAAACTCTGCTACTGTTTACATTCAACTTCTGTTCACCAacttttctctctgacttaagtatcagagGGTCCCCGTCAGACATAAATTCCATCTGTGCGGACACTATTTTGCAGATGTTCATTCCCGACGATAGGCGACGGGGAGTTGGCTGCAACAAGATGAGGTCTTCCATTATGGTATCTTTGTACACCCTGGATCCCTATCCCCATGAGTAAGGATGTCAGTCCCCATGAGTAAGGATGTCAATGGGTACCCTATCCGATGGGTATCCATCCCTACCCATCGGATAGggtcgaaatttttttttgttttttaaaaatcCCAACATGGGTTGGATTAGAGTCTGGGTTTTGAAAATCTACTACGAATAGGGTCGGATTATGAATTTACCCCTAAATCCTATCTTATTTgatccattatatatatatatatttattaaatatccctcataattatatatatatatatatatatatatatatatatatattatatatatatatatatatatatatatatatatcaaatttgtTAGGGATGTAGGGCTTTTTTTGCTACAATATGTATATGTTTATATCGTACATATTGTATGGTTGGAATAGATTTTAGAACTTGTTTGATTTAAAATAGATgtgaaacttgataaatttgaaacAGATTTGATTTGATAATGTTTGCATTATACATTTGCTTTGATGAGTTGTGGGTAGGATAGGATACTACCCACCATCCGCAtgaataggataaaaatttaaaatttttatttatttatgggtAGGATAGGATACTACCCATCATCTGTATGGATAGGATAAAGATTTAAAATCTCTATTCATCATGGTGGGAAGGGTCGGGCGGTGGATAGGGACAGTAAGGGATGAGTAGGATATGAATTTAGCAAAACTCATATCCAATCCTATCCATTGACATCTCTATTTATGAGTACCATGATACTCATCCTTGATCCTCACATGGACTATCCCACTTTGTCGTCCTTTGGGCCACTGCACCGATATTGAAGGTGGAGTTAAAAGCTTTCTTGGATATGAGCATGTTCTCGAAGCGAGAGCGAAAatgattgtattttttttttttattttgatacatGGCGGATGGAGTTCAAAGGTAATGCAATACAGATGCatctatttatatatttaaaaaaatatcttaagtgcatatatatatatatatatatatatatatatatatatataaatcatcAGACAGACATCTGAGCCCAGTTTGCGGTCAGGGGAGTCGACGATCCCAACCAATTTGTGACGTGGCAGCGTTCGAGGTGATAAAAAGAGGTGGCCGGAGAAGGGGAAGACGAGATAGAGCCACTTGAGAGAAGAGGTAGAAAATGGTGCAGTATGTAGCGTGAGAGTGGCAGTAGTCCGATCGGTAGTCGGATCAGTTGAAAAAGCAGACGTGGAGGAAGATAAGAGTGGTGGAGGGCAGGGCAACGGTGGCATGGGGCAATGGCGGAAGGTCTGGAGCATGAGAGGCTCGAAGAGAGAAGAGTCGAGAGACTAGATTTAATAGaaggatagattttttttttattttttttcaaaattattttgttcatttcaaaaatttataatgatgtgGTAAAGATGATCGAGTTAACTTTATCAGATTATTTAACGGTATGGGTTAAAATATAGGATTGACTAAAATGTTAAGAGTGTGATCGTGGTTTTAAAAATTACTGGATGTATGTATAATTTCAAcctattctcaaaaaaaaatttataatttattctaaaaataattgtAATATAATAACTGTTATGAAAAATTATTGCTGCAGTAACAAAATAAacggtatttttttttaatttgatgaaataatattttttctgaactaatttttttcaataaaaattataaaatatttaccttattttaaaaaataaagtgcaATAATGACTGTTATTATGTCATGGCAATCTGTTTTAATagagataataaaatattatttaaaaacatAAGAAGATATACACAAAAGAAGATATGGTCCCTTGTTTTTGACCCCGGCCATGCGATGCCTGGCGTGATCCGCTGGCTTTGAGGTTTTTCCAAGGAAAGCCGTGAAAGATCTGACAGCTGTGTTTCGCGGCCGGAAACTTCCTCACGATTTCTCCAAACCCGTGCCCCCAACCCCCACCAACTTTTCTCCATCTTGATCACGTTCTGGCTCCCAtgaaatattatttgaaaataattaaatatatccaATGCTAATCCCAAAATGCACCtcctctccatctataaatagtCCTCTCCGAGCGGTTCAAACGTTCTCTCCGTTTGCTTGTTCTATCGGTGTTCTGACTTCCCTTCCAGCTAAGTATTCCCTGTCTTCCTCGTTTTAGATCGTTTCTGTTCCGTTTCTTTAGGCCTTTTTTTGGGGTGTTCTTTGATCTCTTGGTTGCTTATCTAAATCTTTTGAAGGTAAAACCGGTGACCAAATCTCAACTTCTGTTGTTGGTTTTGGTTTTCGGGTCGATCTCGTCccccaaaatcaaatctttttaggTTTAGAGAAAGCCCCTCTTCCCCAAATCTGATCTTTTTTGGTGGATCTTTTGATCCGGAGAAGCCTCTCTTCCAAAAATCGCTTTTTTGAAGTCTCTTTTCAATTTGGATTACATCCCGTTCCCAAAATCCGATCTTTGGTAAGATTCCAAGCCTAGTGCCATCGGATCCAGGTCCAATATCCCCTGTTCTTGCTGTTTGTTCTGATTTCTTGTCCTGGCTGCGTTGGTCTTCCAGTAAAAATCCCTCCTTTGTTCATAGAAACTGGTCTTCTGTTTATATTTTAAGCCTATATTCTGGAACTCGATGTTCTCGGGCTTAATTCTTCTATCGATAATCTTTCTCTAGACTCTATGAATTTCACTACTCTCCATCGCCGCCGCATCTGTGTCCTCCAATCCTTCTCAGTGGTGTTCCTCTACTGGTTCTACATCTTCTCATGAAATAAACCTCATTGTTTGATCGGTTCAATTCAAAACAAGCACCAATCTTTTTCTCCACTTGAGTTCCTACGAGCTCCAATTCGATCCAAGAACTTATTTGAAAGAGAATGTCTTCATTGCCTGCCCACCAATCTTTTGAGTCCAAGGGCAATCCTCAGCTTGTGATGGATGAGAGGAAGCGGAAGAGGATGCTCTCGAACAGGGAGTCAGCAAGGAGGTCCCGGATGAAGAAGCAGCACCATCTCGATGATCTCATAAACCAAGCAGCTCAGCTTAGGAATGAGAATGAGCACATTGTGATGCAGGCCAATTTGATCACCCAGCGATACACCGAGCTGGAGACAGAGAACTCTGTTCTGAGAGCCCAGGTGATGGAGTTGACCGAGAGGTTGCAGTCACTGAATTCGGTGCTCCATATCTTCGAGGAGGTCAGCGGGATGGCGATGGACATACCGGAGATACCAGACCCTCTTCTGAGGCCATGGCAGCTCCCTTGCCCAGCCCAGCCGATCATGGCCACTGCAGACATGTTCCAGTTCTGAATCATGAGCACCTTGAAGGGTCTTGTTGGCTTGGTTTAGAGTTAATTACTAGTTCAGTGGTGTGTTGCATATGTTGTATTCTTAGGTCTCTGATGGAGTTATCGGTTATGTCTAACTAGTatgtttttgaatttttgtgtTTTAATTCAGTGTGTGGTGTGGGCTTGTGTTTGATGTAATATTTCCTGTATTACATGTGGTATTAAGTGTTTAAATGGTTGTTTAATGTGGTGGAAGTATGAACTTGGTTTGAGTTTCAATGTAATGCGAATTTTGGTTAAATTGTGGTAGATCTCAATTGCTTTTAAAGCATTTCAAAGAATGGTTTCATTGTGGTTCAAGCCTGATGCTGAATGCACCTGATAGTCTTTGTTTGGCCCGAATTCCACATTGTTATTAAGCATTTTTTCCACATGATTTCTCCAACTGCTGCTTATCTAATATGGCTCTAGATGGATATGCATTTCTCTTGTAAACATTTCTGATACACTTGCACTATGGTTGGTTGATCATTCACAAGCCAAAGTAATCTTGTCTTCTTCATTCAAGTAGAAACATAGACAGATTCTGTAGTCAACAAACTTGACATGGTTGAATTAGCTGTTAATTTGTCAGCTGCCGTTCATCTATCATAAAAAATGTTAGCTCTTCAACTAGGTTCCGAGATCAGTTTATTAGTTATATCTAAAACGGGAGGTCAAGTCTCAGATCTTattaactttttctttttctccttttttttttttttttggagaattcCAAATCTTATAAGCTCCAGGACTTTGTAATCTTTTTGCAGTAGAGATGGAAAATCATTtgattcatctctctctctcccccccctctctctctctctctatatatatatatatatgttagataTGTATCATTTTTAAGTAGTTGGTTGAAAAGATCTGTAGGGCAGATTTCTGTTTATTTTTAGGTAGTTGGCACTGTTGAATACTCcatatctccctttttttttttttgtcactgGTTTTTTATATGAGAAATATGGTGGGAAAGTTTTTGAACGCAAACCTCTATTTAGAGCATGCATTGCAATGGTCCAAATCAAAAGCCACCCATTAGAGTGGTGCAAATCAAGTGGCCATTAATCAAACAACAAAAACACAAGTGCTCTTCATTTTGGTTGGTGGAATGTCAAGTTCACTATATTGTGAATGCCTCTTAAAGACTTAAACCTCACTGATTACTTTGGAAGTGCGGCGCTTCGTCTTCCTTGACATCAATTATCTGCAGCATGTTCTTATTTTGGTTGTTATTTATGATATTGTAACTTTGGCTGCGTTACCCAGTATATGTGTTGGGTAGTTTTGTAGTTATTCTCCATGTTGTAGCTCTGAAAATCGGGTTATCTGTCTTCTTTGAATCTAGCTGATGCTCCCTtccctaccaaaaaaaaaaaagggacctaAACCTTACCTACAGGCCAATTTGATTTAGTATATAGCCAATTCATTTTAACAATTTGTTCTGGGGTAAACTTAACAGCAATCTTTCTGTCAtggccggaaaaaaaaaaaaaaagaaaaaacttcgTCCATGAGATTTTTATATGATTGTCATGCTCATAAGCTATATTAATATAAGAAAGTAAACAAGGCAAATCAAATGAAACATGGCCTTTCAGTGATTTGAAGAGGAATATATGTATGTTGGGTGCATTGAAGAGCTTACATCAAATTGGTCCATTAATCAACATCCAAGTTGAACTTGTGCCTTCAGTTGGCTTCCTGTTTGGTCAACTAAAAGTTGGCAGACAATCATCATATCAATTAAGGGCAGGGTATCAGTTTCTATTAGAAGTGCCACCAAAAGCCAATAAAAACATGTGCCTAAACTCTCAATATCTATTAAAAGTGCAAACAAAAGCCAATAAATCATGTGCCTAATACTTAGACTTGAACCCAGGACACAGACCAACAACTTCTCTCACTGAAAATATTGCAGAAATTCCTCATGACATCTCTTACTGATGGATTCTTTCATACTAAACTCAGACAAAATTCTAATGATATCTGCAGTAATAAAATTGATCTGGAGTGAGATCAATCTAGtaactcttttctttcttctagcACTCATGGTTTGACATTGACAAACATTCACTTGAAGAGATCAAAGCACGCCAAATCTGTCCTGAAAAGTCTGTCCAGCCATGATGGACATTGAAAATTTGGCCAGAGGTGCTAAGTTGGGGCACAAGCCATTGCCCAttgtttttttatctttttttaaagaAGACAGCCCATTGACCATCTAGAGACCATGTTAATTATGGGTTACAAACATTTGTGAACTATCTTATATGAATCTTAGGTTTTGACTCTGATGCTGAACTTTGGCATGCAAGAATCTGAAAATGCAAAGTCCTAGTTCATTTAGCCAAATATATATATCTATTTGCTCAAGATGGTTGATGCATAACGTCGGCTGGCACAGCCACAATAGATACTTCATACTTggaaaagaaattaaaaattcagaaagaattaaaataactaaaatcagaaaatataaaaatcaaagaataaataATTCGTATCTGAATATGTTTGTTCATGTAAATTAAGTGCTAAATCGACGAACAACTCTTGTGATCCATACAAAGAGGTTAAGTGCCTAGTCAGGAAGCCCTATAAGGTAGAAATTTTTGATGGCCAAACCCTTTTTCATATGGATATGTTTATGAATTTTCATTTTTGTTAATTTAGCATACCTTCCATGTTGAACCAAGCACAAGAGTTTCAAGAAGATAAACAATAGTAAAAGCACCATCCTTCCCACCTACTATTATTACTTTTTAATCCAAAAGCGTTTCTTAAACTAAGCATCAACAGTTCAAaataaaagcaagaaaaaaaaaaaaaaggagaacaagTCAATGTTTGATAGTTCGGAGGATGTTGTCACCATGTTAGctagaatttttattcaagaaaGAGTGACCTTGAAGTATAAAAATCCACATCATGCAGCTGGATAATAATTAAAGATCCCAAATTAATAAGGCTTGATATCTATGTCTATCTTCAGGATGTCTCAGAATCCTTTCATTTTAGCCCAAACTAGATAAGAGATTTTCAGACCTCTCAAACTGCAGAACACACCATAAGTTAGCCTGTTCAGTGGGCTGGACATACTCCCTACCTTGACGAATGAGATCATGCTAGCTGCCAAACCAAATAATTAGAACGTAAGACACAAAAATACCTGTCAACAGTGTGTCATATAATTCAACTTAATTAATCACTAAATAGCATGAATCATCCATCAACCATAGACCATCATGTTAtcgtaattaaaaaaaaaaaaaaaaaaaaacacacacaaaagaaacaatTTAGCCCTCCAAGAAAAGCCACCTGCTAAAGATTACATGCACCCTGCCATCAAACAAGGCATGCACAAACGCCACTTTCTTCTCCTTGAGATTATTACTTACCACTACTACTAACGGACGATTATTTCCTCTTCCTAGTGGTCCTTGATCAGTCCTCATAGATGCGGAACTCGTCGGTCTCGAGGTTATCCTCGCAGTAATTCTCGAAGCGGTCGGAGGAGCCCTTGAGCTTGTGGCGTGCATGGCTCGCGGCTGCACTGAGCTCCTCCACCTCATCCCATGCCGCTGCGCACTCCCCACTCTCTGCGTCGCCTTCACATGCCTCCTCCGCCTTCTTTATGCCCTCCGCCACCTTCTCCGATGTGCCTGGTGGGGTCAAATTTATGAAGCTTGAGGGGGTCTTAAGTTTTGCTCATGCTAGGCCTCATGTTGCATCCCATTACAGCACCTCATGCATTACAAGCAACACGTTTTATTCTCTCTTTTAGTTtttttgtcataatttttatttggTTAGTGTTTTGAATCTTCCAGTTATGCAAAAAAAGCAGCTCAGTTGCCTTGTTATAAGTTACAAGAGGGCACTCTGCGatggttcttcttcttctaaccTCTGGCTTATGGATGAATATTCCATGCTGTGATTGCTGAAGATCTTTTTATGTTCTTGAACAATGAGTCCAATGGAACCCTCCCATTGGCTAGCAGGATGATCAGAACCAGACGTGTCCCCAAGTATCAATTTTATCCAATCTCCCTCGTTGTCCAAATTGCACTTCATCACACAAGTTGACATCCCTACCAACAACAGGAGATAGCTACAACAACAACTCCGGCCGGTGTGAGCTTCTCCTTTACAAAGGTTGCCACCGAACCATGGGAGGCATCCAAATTTCATTATCATCATAGTAGGTTCTCTGGCTCTTGGATGGTCGACTAAGAGCATTCTAAGCAGAAGTTATTAGTTACCAGCTTCAAGCTCTTGGGTGGTTGACAAAGTTGAAGTTATTAATTACCAGCTTCAAGCTCTTGCAACGATCATAAACTTTTGCATTGGAATCCAAGtacaatatcaattttattacttCATACCTTCACAACACTGAGAAATCCTTTGCCAAATTCTGATATTTGCCCGATTTGCTATAACACTagcctatttttaatttttgagccacattatgagaaaaattttgttcatagttaTTATTTCAGAAAGGAACATACTAGAAAGTGAAGGCTTCTTTGTCCCAAACTAGTGCAATAGTAAAAGCACGATCAGCAAGATTATTTATAAGATCTGAATAAAAATGACCATCCAATAGTTCTCCATGCCTAAACAGTTGGCAGTATTATCAAGCCATATAATATTGCCACCAAATTCATATTTATAGCCTAGTTCAACAGTATTTTCCTTCACATGTCCCCATTTCCAAAACTCATCTTTCTTTGACATAACTTGcatcaaaaaaaagagagttcTTTCACATATAAAATCCATGAACCTATTTGCATTGCAGCATATGATGCTCAAGATTCACCAGAGCTCATGTTCCAGAAGCCTATTTCATGTTCAAGAACAGATATAAAAGCCTCTTCAGCCTTTCTGACCACATCACCTGGTGCCTTCTCGAGGCATCTATCTGCAATTTTTTGAAGAGAACAACAATACTCCCGAAGAGGGCATTACCCCATCTTTTGCAGGTCTCCATAAGCTCTGCTGGGGTATTGGAACCACTTTCTAGGCAAAAGAGAAGCTATCCTGATACACAGTCTCGATGGCCCAAAAGACAGTGATGACCACAGCATAGTCGATCTCTGGTAGCATCAAACTTTGCAATAATCTGCGATGGAAAACTAGACACTTAGTGTCTCAAACAAGTAATATGATGCAATCACATTCATGCATCCATGTTGAAGAGTTATTTTTATAAAAGGTAACAATATCTACTACAATGCTTCTACCAATGGACCCATATAACTTATGCATAAGAAGGTACCTGCAGTATTCTAAATTTGCCTTTTGAGGAGTGATACCACCTAGATGAACATCCCATTTAGAAGCTTCCTTTTTAAACCATGACAATTCATCATTCAAAGAAGCTATTCCACCTAAGATTACTTCTACATCTGAATCATCATCTGAGTCCTTCCAAGCTTTTAACAGAACACTAGCTAAAAATGGGACAAATTCCCTGACGAATATATAATCCTGGCCCTGCACATTTTATATGAAGACTAATTGTCACCACACAATAAATTTTAGTATAAGCAAATGTTAAAGATTTATCCCATATAAGGAACAAAATGAACCCCCAAAGTGATTATGGAATTCCACAAGCAGGTTTTTGCAAATATATTTGTATGCAGTCCTAAATGCACAAAGTTTCCACTGCAGACAGTTCACAAGATGCTTATTGGATGATATTATTAGAACACGGACCCTTTATAGTAACTTGATTCAGTGAATAAGACACGATGAAGCTGTTCCACCTGGACCAACCTAATGGGCTTTGGCCCATTGATAGAGTGTGACTTCTTACAAGCAGATGTCTACTGTCTGAAGAAAGAACTGCTACTCTGCTATTAATGAAGAACAAGAAAATTTGAAACATTTACCAACCATAAAGTAATGTCAAAAGCTAACTAGAACAAGAAATATCACCTTGGAACCCAAAAACCTATCATTGGATGCAAGCCACTGACTAGGATAAGCACAGAATAAAACATTCATTATCATAAGTTTGATACACCAACCATTAAGGGGGCAAAACATAAATAGATTATGGTTACACGTTC encodes the following:
- the LOC105037133 gene encoding bZIP transcription factor 53; protein product: MSSLPAHQSFESKGNPQLVMDERKRKRMLSNRESARRSRMKKQHHLDDLINQAAQLRNENEHIVMQANLITQRYTELETENSVLRAQVMELTERLQSLNSVLHIFEEVSGMAMDIPEIPDPLLRPWQLPCPAQPIMATADMFQF
- the LOC105036375 gene encoding LOW QUALITY PROTEIN: bifunctional TENA2 protein (The sequence of the model RefSeq protein was modified relative to this genomic sequence to represent the inferred CDS: inserted 2 bases in 2 codons); translated protein: MEGGNLDDGRGKTATWIDQYRLMYDRATRHPFVLSIHDGTVDISAFKRWLGQDYIFVREFVPFLASVLLKAWKDSDDDSDVEVILGGIASLNDELSWFKKEASKWDVHLGGITPQKANLEYCRLLQSLMLPEIDYAVVITVFWAIETVYQDSFSXCLESGSNTPAELMETCKRWGNXPLREYCCSLQKIADRCLEKAPGDVVRKAEEAFISVLEHEIGFWNMSSGES